In Melitaea cinxia chromosome Z, ilMelCinx1.1, whole genome shotgun sequence, a single window of DNA contains:
- the LOC123668872 gene encoding uncharacterized protein LOC123668872, translated as MMIVYVMNCVMKYFPVELFFRFLEQKLNQPSCSKLMNHNDILTQKTVSAVSIILSLALIASTEAFFLKWGSDSGSQSSQKSWVQPVSPYRYQYMYPYESRKIYQVQPQQYSQPEIQMQHNMAPIPISVPAGASLTPVSLQHVQLVPCMCPVAPEEAEKLQEQAGAGPYIAQTYSQSYQIPQQMTVADSPKTTTKQ; from the exons ATGATGATTGTATATGTGATGAATTGTGTGATGAAgtatttccccgttgaattGTTTTTCCGATTCTTAGAACAAAAGTTGAACCAGCCCTCCTGTTCTAAATTGATGAATCATAACGACATACTTACTCAGAAAACTGTATCTGCG GTGAGCATCATTCTCAGTTTGGCGTTAATAGCATCTACGGAAGCATTCTTCCTGAAATGGGGTTCAGATTCAGG CAGCCAATCGTCACAGAAGTCCTGGGTGCAGCCTGTATCACCGTACAGATATCAATACATGTACCCCTACGAGTCAAGAAAGATCTATCAAGTCCAACCTCAGCAGTATTCTCAGCCTGAAATACAAATGCAACATAACATGGCACCGATACCGATAAGCGTGCCCGCTGGAGCGAGCCTCACTCCAGTTTCCCTTCAGCATGTTCAACTTGTACCCTGCATGTGTCCAGTGGCGCCGGAGGAAGCTGAGAAGTTACAGGAACAAGCCGGAGCAGGTCCCTACATCGCCCAAACTTACTCCCAGTCTTACCAAATTCCTCAGCAAATGACAGTCGCCGACTCTCCTAAGACGACAACTAAACAGTAA